The nucleotide sequence ACCGGCGCCGATGAGGATCGAGCCGAGCTGCGCGATCGACTGGCCGACGTACACGTCGACACCGGTCGCGCTGCCGTCGGTCAGGGTCGTCGTCATCGAGCCGAGCTTGTCGGTGGTGATGTACCACCCGCCGGCGATGGTGGCCAGCGAGACCACGACGAGGCCCCAGAACGGGATGCTGCGGATGAGACGGGGACGGGTGGACATGTGTCGATCACTCCTCGGGACGCGCAACCCGGGTGGTCGCGGCATCCCACCCTCGCAAAGGAGTCCGTGCGACGCCAATCCGGTTGCTATGGATCAGCTGTGGGCGAGGTCCGCCCCGACAGGCGCCTTGAGGTTCATGACCACCGCGGTCATGGCGGCCACGA is from Microbacterium sp. LWH3-1.2 and encodes:
- a CDS encoding dinucleotide-utilizing enzyme, whose product is MSTRPRLIRSIPFWGLVVVSLATIAGGWYITTDKLGSMTTTLTDGSATGVDVYVGQSIAQLGSILIGAGVIGVLLAFGVAALSTLRPHPAVEVVEPIDWTSESETAAEEPQAPKATDATPAETAEPVETEAEASVAR